The following is a genomic window from bacterium.
GAGCGTTTCGCCGAGTTGAGCGCCCGGGTCAACGCCCTGCCTCTGGGCTCCGGGGCCCTGGCCGGGCACGCCCTGGGCATAGACCGCGATTTCCTGGCCGAGCGCCTGGGTTTCACGAAAGTCTGCCCCAACAGCATGGATGCGGTGAGCGACCGCGATTTCGTGGTCGAGTTCCTGGCCGACAGCGCCCTGGTGATGACCCACCTGTCGCGCCTGGCCGAGGACCTCATCATCTACTCCAGCACGGGACTGCGCTACGTGGGCCTGAGCGACCGCTACACCACCGGCTCCAGCCTGATGCCGCAGAAAAAGAACCCCGACTCGCTGGAGCTGGTGCGCGGCAAGACCGGACGGGTGCTGGGCAACCTGGCCGGGCTGCTGGCCACTCTCAAGGGCCTGCCCTCCACTTACAACAAGGACCTCCAGGAGGACAAGGAGCCCCTGTTCGACACCTTCGACACCCTGGAGCGCTCGCTGCGGATCGCCGCGGGCGTGATGGAGACCCTCACGGTCAATGTCGAGTCCATGGAGCGCTCGCTGGATGATTTCCTGCTCGCCACCGACCTGGCCGACTATCTGGTGCGCAAGGGCCTGCCGTTCCGCAAGAGCCACGAGGCCGCCGGGCGCGTGG
Proteins encoded in this region:
- the argH gene encoding argininosuccinate lyase; protein product: ERFAELSARVNALPLGSGALAGHALGIDRDFLAERLGFTKVCPNSMDAVSDRDFVVEFLADSALVMTHLSRLAEDLIIYSSTGLRYVGLSDRYTTGSSLMPQKKNPDSLELVRGKTGRVLGNLAGLLATLKGLPSTYNKDLQEDKEPLFDTFDTLERSLRIAAGVMETLTVNVESMERSLDDFLLATDLADYLVRKGLPFRKSHEAAGRVVKACEERGVGLRELPLEEYREVSVLFEADVFDSLNFAGSAASRNAFGGTAPEAVEEQLRLAEKALAGCGGIQ